AAGGACGACACCGCACCGCACCCCGGCGACGTGCTGCGGCAGGCTGCCACTGAATCGGTCTGGCCTCTCGACCGCGCTGTCGAAGCGGCAGCGCTGGCGAGCGCCGGATTACCGATGCGGTGCTTTCCTTCGGCAGGATGGGCGCATGACCGAGACCGAGATCCGCACGCCCCGTCTTCTGCTCCGTAGCTGGCACGACGACGACCTCACGTCGATGGCCGACATCAACGCGGACCCACGGGTTATGCGCTGGACTGACGACGGCTCGGTGCGCGACCTGGAGCACACAGCCGAGGACATCGAGCGTTGGGAGGAGGAGTGGGACGAGGAGGGCTTCGGACTCTTCGCCGTCGAACTGCTGGCCTCGGGTGAACTGATCGGTTTCACAGGCCTGTCCGTGCCCGAGTTCCTGCCGGAGGTGATGCCCGCGGTGGCGATCAGCTGGCGGCTCGGATCACCGTTCTGGGGCCAGGGATACGCGTCCGAAGCCGCGCACGCCACACTGGAGTTCGCACTCCAGGACCGCGGCCTGGACCGTGTCATCAGCATCAGCCGGTTGGGGGACAACGCCTCCGAGAACGTCATCCGCAAGCTCGGCATGGCGCCCGAGCGGGAGACGACCCACCCGGTATACGGCTACCCACTGCGCGTTCATGCCATCGACCTCACCGAGTTCCAGGCATGAACCCGCCCAGCCGTCGATCATCACAAGACAGCCGACCACTGCCCCTGCGTCCCTGAACGCATTGATCGCGGCGACAAGGACACCCAGGATGGGACGGCCCCTCCCTGCCACTGACATGCTCCTTCACGGAACCGGGGACAGAGCCCGTTTCGAAGTCCGTGAAAGCGGCGGATCGCTACGTTCATGCCTGCTCAGTCGGCGGTGAAGGCGGGGTAGTCGGTGTAGCCCTTGGTGTGACCGGCGTAGTGGGTGTCCCCGTCACTGTCGGCCAGCGGGTGGCCCTGCGCGAAGCGCTCGACCAGGTCGGGGTTGGCGATGAAGGGGGCTCCGAAGGAGACCGCGTCGACGATGCGGTGGTCGAGGAGCTCGTTGCCGAGTGTTCGGGTGAAGCCCAGGTTGGCGACGATGTTTCCCTGATAGTGGGCACGGTAGCGGGAGAAGACGGTGATGCGCTCGTCGATGGTGCCGGGGGTTCCCAGGAGGTGCAGATAGGCCAGATCGCTGTCGTTCAGCCTCTTGAGCAGCTGGTCGTAGTCGGCGAGGGTCTCTTCATCCGCGGTGAATGCGGTCCCGCTGGTCCAGAGCGGGGACATCTTGACGCCGATTCGGTCGCTGCCCCACACATCGCTGACGGCGTCGAGGATGTCGTTGAGGAACCGGGCGCGTTTCTCGCTGCTGCCCCCGTAGGAGTCGGTGCGCTGGTTGAGACGGGGGTTGAGGAACTGAGGGATCAAGTGCTGGCCCTGGGCGTGGATCTCTACACCGTCGAAACCGGCGCGGCGGGCGTTGTCAGCCGCGTGGCGGTAGTCGGCGATGGTCTGGGCGATCTCGGCGCTGGTGAACGCGCGCGGGGTGACCGTGTCCTTCGGACCGGAAGGGGTGAAGGACTGTTCGCCCGGGTTGATGGCCGAAGGGCCCGACGGCAGGCGTCCGCCGAAGTGGTCGGGATGCGAGACCGCTCCGACGTGGCCCAGCTGGGAGACGATGCGCCCGCCCTCCTCGTGGACGGCTTCGGTGACCCTCGACCAGCCGGCGGTCTGCGTGTCGGTGTAGATGCCGGGGACGTTGATGAAACCGATCGCGTCGGGGCTCACCCATGTTCCCTCGGTGACGATCAGTCCGGCGCTTGCGCGCTGTGCGTAGTAAGTGGCGTGCAGATCGGTCGGGGTCAGCTCGGCGTTGTGGGCGCGGGCGCGGGTCATGGGGGCCATGACGACGCTGTTGGGAAGTTCCAGCGCGCCGAGGCGGACGGGCTGCAGCAGGGGCTGGGTTGTCATGGGTGTTCTCCTTGGCATGAGGGTGGATGGGAGGAGGGCGGGGGACGGGGAATCGGGGTCGGACTCAGTCCTGTTTGAGGGCGTGGAGACCTGAGAGCGGGCCGCCGAGCTGCATGAGGCGTCCGCCCTCGCGCAGAGGGCCGAGGTCGACGGGGGCGAACCCGAAGTCGGCGGTGAGGTCCTTGACGGTCGTCTTGGCGTCGGCGTCGTCACCGGCGAGGAACAGCACCTGACGTCCGGCCGGGTGGCGCGGGTCGGCGGCGATGTAGCGGCCGTAGAGGGTGTTGAACGCCTTGACGACGCGGGCTCCGGGGAGCATCGAGGCGACGTATTCACTGCCGGTCAGCTCGCCCAGGTCCGCGGTCTGCGCATGCGGCGGAGGGGAGGCGAACTGGTTGGTGGCATCGATGACGATGCGTCCGCCGAGGTGCGGCAGGCCGGCCGCCACGTCCGGGATCTGGGGCCAGCCGACAGCGAGGACGACGAGCCCTGCCGCGGCGGCTTCCTCCGGGGTGCCGGCGCGGGCGAGTGGTCCGAGCTCCTCTGCGAGCCCGGCCAGGGAGGCGGGGCCGCGGCTGTTGCTCAGTACGATCTCGTGGCCGCGGGCCACGGCATGACGTGCGATGGACCGGGCGACGGTTCCGGCGCCGAGGGTTCCGATCTTCATGACGGTCTCTTTCGCAGGGTTGAGGACGGGACGCTGGTGAGCAGGACTGTTCCGCTCTTGCCGGGGCGGCGGACATGTTCGACGGCCGTGGCGAACTCGGCGAGGTCGTAGCCTGCCGCGACTTCGAAGAGCTCGGGAGCGGTCGTGGCCAGGCGGGTGGCGAAGGAGATGTCCTCGGCTCGTTCCTCACGCGTCCGGGTCATCCACTGCCCGATGGACAGGCCCCGTACGGTCAGGGCCCGCGGGGTCAGCGCCAGGGACTCCAGCGGCGTGCTGCCGGGACCCAGTTGGCCGTAGGTGATCAGCGTTCCGCCGTCTTCGAGCAGCCCGGTCAGCTCACCGGTCAAGGACCCACCCACTGCGTCCAGTACGACCCGCGCGCCCCGGCCGCCGCTCGCCTCCCGGACCTGGGCGCGCCAGTTGGCGTCGGCCGTCGATATGGTCGGCAGTTCGGGGAAGCGCTGCCGCAGTGTCTGTGCCCCTGTGGCGTCTCGTACCAGGTTGACGAGTGGGATGCCGTGTTCGAGCGCTGCGGCGCTGACCATTTTTCCGACCGACGAACCGGCGGCCGTCTGAATGACCGGTCCCGACCGGCTGTGCCGGGCGTCTTCGACGGCGCGCAGCAACGTGAGCAGAGTGAGTGGGTTGACCAGCATCAGGGCAGCGGTCTGGTCACTTACGCCCTCAGGTACCGGCACCACCAGATCGGCCGGCGCCGTGAGGTGTTCGCTCCATGCGCCCGGTACCGGGAAGAACGCGACCCGCTGACCAGGCAGGAGATGCCGTACGTCGTCGCCGACGGTGTCGACGACGCCCATTCCCTCCAGCCCGGGGATCCGTGGCGTGGCGAACCGCTGTTGCGGCGCACCGGCGAATCCCTGCACTCCTGCCAGGTCACCGGGGTGGATGGGCCGGGACAGCACCCGCACCCGCACCTGCCCGGCTGCCGGGGCCGGTGGGGGTGGCCGCTCACTCAGGCGCAGTACCTGGCTGGCCTCTCCGTGCCGATCGTGCGCGATGGTCCGCATGACACTCCCAATCCCATAATGATGACGACTGACATTGAAACTCTTGGTATGATGATGAGTGACATCGAAAAGGTCAAGTCGAGAGTGACGTGAGAGGACGGCAATGCCGCGCATCACCAAGGAGGACAAGGCCCGCAACCGGGAGAACATCCTCGACGCCGCGGGCCGCATGTTCCGCCTGCGGGGCATCGACGCGATCGGCATCGCAGAGCTGATGAAGGAGGCCGGACTCACTCACGGCGGCTTCTACAACCACTTCGCTTCCAAGAGCGAACTCGTCGTCGAGGTGTGCGGAGCCTCTTTCGCCGCTTCGCTCGGAAGCCTGGCCCGAACGATCGAGGAGGGCCCGGACCAGAGCGGCTCTCCCCTGAAACGGGTTGTGGACGGATACCTTTCCACGGCACACCGTGACGCCCCGAACGGCGGCTGCCCTTCCGCGTCCCTGGTCACCGACGCCGGACGCCACAGCGAAGCCGTACAGCGCGCGTACGCCGAAGGGGTCGAGGGTTATCTGGCGGGCTTCGCCGCCGAGTTCCTGCGCGAAGCCGAGGAGGAGGGGCGTGAGCTCGACCCCGACGAGGCCCGTCGCAAGGCCATGCGGCTGCTCAGCGAAATGGTCGGCGCGATGATGCTCGCCCGCGCCGTCCGCCATGTCGAGCCCGACCTGTCCGACGAAATCCTGCGGACCGGCCGCGGCAACCTCCTCGACTGACGGTTCGCCACCGCGCAGGCGTCCCGGACGGAGGTGCGGGCGCCGCGACTGAGAGGGCGGCGGCGGACTGCCGCCGGCAAGCGGGGGAGCCGTAGTCGACGGCGTCGTAGGAGCGGTTGAGGGCTTTGGTGACCTCGAATCGGGCGGCGGCGTACCGGTCGGGGTCGCTTCCCGCGGCGATCAGGTCGGCCACCGATCGGCAGGCCGCCGCGACCGACGCGCGCTCCGCCACTCCGGCCCGCAGAGGCCAGGCGGGAGGGGTGATCCAGACCGGGTGGATGGGCTTCGGCCCAGCCGCACCCGCAACGCCGGACGCCTCTTCCCTCGGCTCCGTCGGGTCACTTCCTGAGGGGCGGGCCGTGAGCGGCGGCGATCCTGCCCCGAAGCATGAGGTCCATCACGGCCATGTAGCGCTGGGCACGCGGTCGGCCGAGTACGAACGGATTGCCCCCCTCCGGCTGCTGCCGCAGCTTCTCGGCACGCTGGAGCCCGTGGTCGTTGGGGTGATTGGAGAGTTCTACGTCGACACCCGCCTCGCGCATCCGTGCCCGGAAGGAACGGATGGCCGCCCGGTAGGACCGAAGTTCCGTGAGGCTCACGGGCGGATTGGTGCCGCCCCACAGCATGGCCGTATGGCGCATGCGTCCCGCGCGCAAGGGGATGATCGGCGAGACGGTGCCTGCCGTATGGCCCGGCGTGTGGTGCAGCCGGATGCTGGTGCCTCCGAGTGCGAGGCACTGGCCGTCCGCGATCTCCAAGTCCCTCGCGGGTGCGTGGTCCGGGTCGGCGCGGGCGACGAGATCCCAGTCGGCCGGCGTCATCAGCACGCGTGCGCCGTATCGGTCGGCGAGGTACTGGGCCCCGCCGAAGTGGTCGTCATGGCCATGGGTGACGACGACGTACCTGATGGTCTCGGGTGCGGCCCCCACCTCCCGCAGCCCGCCCACGACGACGGCCTCGGCCTCCGCGGAGGAGGTGAGCGCGTCGATCAGGACGATGCCCTCTCCGGTGAGCACGGCCATGGCCGACACCCAACCCGCGCTCAGCATGACCAGGTTGTCGAAGAGCTTGATCGGCGCCGGTGAGGGCGGCCGGGGAAGTTCGACACCAGGGGTCAGGGCCCGGGCAAGGGCGAGCAGGACCGGGTCGCTGCCGGCCAGCGCCCGAGCCCGGTCGTAGTAGACCTGCCCGCCCCCTTCGGCAGTGGCGGCAGCCGAAGCAGCGCCGGGCGCTCCGGCACCGGCGACCAGTCCGAGCGCGGCAATCCGGGTGAACGAGCGTCTGGTGAAGCCTGCTGCCGAGTCGCCGGGAGACGATGACGGTCGCATGGGCTCTCCTTGCTCTCCTGAAGGAGCGTGTGGTCGTGGGCCACCCGGGAGTCACGACAGTCGCCAGAGCCTGCGACGTGACGACTGGCCGCAGTCGACCAGGATGCCAGATCACGCGTGCGGCAGGAGCTGTTCGCGCACCCATTCCGGGGCGGGGTTGGTGTGCGGGCGGCCCGCCACGACGACGGTCGGCACGGTCTCGTTGCCGTCGTTGGCATCCCGCACCGCTGTGGCTGCCGCCGGGTCGCGCCAAATGTTGACCCAGTGCAACTGGCGTCCGCTGCGGCCCAGCCGGAAGCGCAGTCGTATGCAGTACGTGCAGCCTGGCCGCCAGTAGACGACCGGCCGGCCGTCTACCGCGGCGCGGTCTTGTGCCTCGCGCGCACCGATCGACCTCGGGAAGACGAGGGGAGAGTGCACGCCGGCGAGTACCAGGAACACCAGTAGGAGTGCCGCGGCAGTGCCGGGGTCCCCCGTGAGGGCCGGCCGAGTCGCGACGGCTGAGCCGCAGAGCACGAACACCATCGGCAAGATCCAAGCGCGCATCATGATGACGCAGGCTATCGCTGAGCCGAACTGCCCAGGAGCCACCGCCCCATTTCGCAGACCGAACCGGCGCCGAGGGCCGGCGCGAGTATCGCCGTCGGTCGCCCGACGGCCCTGGCGGACGAACCTCCGCGCCTCCGGGTGGGTACTCACTGGGGGCCCCTCCGAGGGAGAGTCCATGGCTACGGATCACCCCGCCACGATCCGTCCACCAAGATCACGCGGGCGGGCTGACCCGGGCAGAGGGGCGCGTGACCATGTGGATGTCGAACGTGTCGGCGCCCAGACCGCCCGCGATGCCCATGAAGAGCAGAGCGAAGGTGGCGTTGACCAGTACTTCTGCGTGGTCGGCTGTCTCACTCAGGCCCGACACGGGGAGGTCTGTCCGTTCCCCGGGGCGACGTGAACCGAGCAGCACGTCGTGTCCTGCGTCCCACCATCCGCGGGCCGGCGCTCGGGCGACGTTGCCGGTGCCGAGTAGTGCTGGACGCGGCGGCGTGCGCTCCCCGCGTGCGTGGCAGGGCGGCGGCGTACAGACCCTCGCCTGTGCGCAACAGCGGTGTCATGATGGTGAGTTATGGCTGAGGGGGACGGTGTGGTGACGCGCGGTATCCGGATCCGGCTGGACGGGACCGAGAGGGCGACTGACATCGTCGCCCTGCACAAGTGGCTGGAACGGGAGAAACCGCTCGCCGACCTGGCCCGGATCGACCAGCTCCGCATCACCGAACAGAGCCGGACCGACGAGGCCGGCACCCCCATGGGCACCGGCATGGACATCGTCGTGGCGGTCCTCGGGGGCGCCGCAGGCGCGATGTTCCAGGGCGTGGTGGACCAGGTCAGACGATCCGTGGAGGCATGGCAGGCCAACCGCCGTGCGGTGGAGGAAGGCGATCCGCCCCAGGTGCGCGTCGAGCCGGTGCGACCCGACGACAGGTAGGCGGCCGGTGACCGGTTACGACCCGCGGGGGAAGGCGAACCGGGCGCTGTTGGTCGGAGTGTCCGAGTACGACAACACGGCGCCGCCGGACGGCGTGCCCGGCGACCTACCCGCGGTCAAACACAACCTGAACCGGCTGGCGGAGGCGCTGCGGCACGGCGGTGTGTTCGCCGAGCGGGAGATCACGGTGTGCCGCTCTCCCGACCAGGGCACCTTCGACCAGGAGCTGTGGAAGGCGGCCAACGAGGCGGACGGTGTCCTGCTGCTGTACTTCGCCGGGCACGGGGCGATTCCGAACGCGGGCGACGAGCTGTTCCTGCAGATGCGCAACGCACGCGTGGTGGCGGGCGGCCACGCGGTCTTTCCGGGCGCGGTGCTGTTCAGCCTGGCGCAGGCGATGCTCACCGCCAGTTCGGCACGGCGGATCGTGGTCGTCCTCGACTGCTGCTTCGCCGGCAACGCCGCCTGGGTCCGCCCGGAGACCCCCGACAAACGGCGGCTGCTGCTGATGAGCGTGCAGCCCAATCACCGCATCGACGCGGGTGATCCCGACACGCCGACGCCGTTCACCGCCGAGCTGGTGAAGCTGTTGGAGGCGGGCGGCGATGTGTCGTTCCGCGCCCTCGTGGACGACCTGCGGGCCCGGATGTCCGCCGCGGGTCACCGGACGGTACGGGGTGACGCCTGGGAACCGGAGAGCCGTGCCGAGCCCGGCATGGACGTGCTGCTCGCCGCCGGGCCAGGGGGGACCGGAAGCCCGCCCGCTCCTGACCCTGCCCCCGGCCCCGGCCCTGCCCCCGGCCCCGGCCCTGCCCCCGGCCCCGGCCCTGGGCCTGTGCCCTGGGCCCCCGACCCCGACCCTGGGCCTCTCCGTCGGGTCGGGGCGGTTCTGGTCGGATGGCTGGGCGGGATGGGCGCAGCCTGGGGGGCTTTGATCCGTCGTAGGCGTGACTCCGGGGCCCGGGAGGGTCAGGGCGGCGACGGGAATCCCGGTGTGCGGGCGGGTGACACGGGAGACGAGGACGGAACGAGAGGGGAGTGGCGGCGGACGCGGCGGCTGGTCGCCGGGGGTGTCGTCATGCTGGTCCTGGCCGTCACCGCCCTCGGTATCGGCGTCTACCGTCATTTCGTTCTGACCGGCGGCCCCTCCTCCTGCGCCCCACCCCTGGAACTGCGGGTGCTCACCGACCCCGACCTCGAGCCGACCGTCCGGGCCGCAGCCGACGCGTATCTGACGTCGGAGGCGAACACCACCGGCGACGACTGTCGCCGCAGCGGCATCACCGTCTACAGCGCGGGCGCCGCCGACGCGGTCACCGCCCTGCGCAAGCAGACCGGTGCCTGGCAGGAACCCCGCGAGGCCGACACCAACCCGCAGCGCGACGTCGGCCCGCAGCCCGACGTGTGGATACCCGCTTCCCCGGCCGACGCCGCCCGGGCCGTCGCGGGGCAGGACACCGACGCCGTGGCCGAACTGGACGCCGACCGAGAGCCCTTCGCGTACTCTCCCGTCGTGCTCGCCGTCCCGCAGGGCATCGCCGTCGACGAGCTGGACGACCGTACCGGCCCCCCACTCACCCGGATGATCGACGACCTGCGTGCACGGCACGCGGACGCGGCCGTGCGCCGCCCCGACCCGGAGTTCACCGACACCGGGCTGCTGGCCACGATCGCCCTGTACGGCACCCAGGGCGCGGCCGGCGCCGACGGCCCCCGCCGCGCCGAGGGCCGGGTCGCCCAGTCCGGGCCGCCCGCTCCGACCGCCGCCGAGCTGCTGTGCGCGCTGCCCGACGACGACGCCGTCGACAACCGCACCGCGGCCCTCGTCCCCGAGTTCCTGCTGAAGAGCGGCATCGGCTGCGACAGCGCGCGCCGCACCCCGCGCATGGCCCAGTACCCGGGTGACGTCCCGGGTCTGGAGCCGGTCTTCGTCCGCGTCCGCTGGCAGGGCGCCGACCGCGACGAGGCCGACCGGGACCGTGAGGCGGAGGCCTTCCGGGAGTGGCTCACCGGCGAGGGCGGCCGGGTGGCCTTCGCCCGGGACGGCTTCCGCGCGGCCACCGGCGACCGGGCCCTGCTGGACCCCACCGAGGTCGCCGAAGGGGTGCTGAGGGCGCCGTCGCCGCTCACCGAGTCCGCCGGACGGGACGCGATGGAGGCGTCGTTGGGGGAGTACCGGGGCGCCAACGGGCCCGGCCGCGTGCTGTTCCTGCTCGACAGTTCCGGCTCCATGGCCGGCCAGTGGGAGGGGCCCAGCGGTGGGCCAGGCCTGCTGAAACAGTCGCTGGGCGGGCTCGGCGACCGGGACGAGTACGCCGTGTGGGCGGTGTCGGACGCAGGTGAGGACACGTACGACACTCTGCTCCCCTTCGGCCCGCACTCCGGCAAGGACGCCGAGCGAGCCATCGACCGTGAGGCCCAGGTCCGGGACGCCGAGGCGAACCCGCTCGGGGCGCTGCGGGCCGCTCTCGACGCCATGGAGGTCCGGGACGCCGTCGACGAACGCCCCGGCCTGATCGTCTTCGTCACCGACGACGAGGACGCGGACCGGCTCGCCGACGACGGCTTCGGCAACCTCCTGGACATCGCCCGCGCGAGAGGGCTGCCGATCGCGATGGTCTCCCTGAAGGGCGGAGGCTGCGACGCGGGGAAGCCGGACGCCCGGATCTCCAAGGCCAGCGGCGGCCGGTGCCTGGACGCCGACGACGATCTCGGCGCCGCCCTGCACGACGAGGTCGCGCGCACCGGAACGGGGGAGACCTGATGCGCGGAGTACGGCTGCGACGACAGTCTCGGCGGCGGCTGGTGGTACTGCCGGCAGCGCTGTGTCTGCTGCTGCCGACCGCGTGCAGTGGTGGTGGCGGCGACGGCGGAAGCGGACCCGCGGCGCCGCCCTCCGTCGACGTGCCCGGCGACATCGTCGTCGCCAGCGGCCGGGACGTCACAGGCAAGAACGGCGTCCGCCAGCGGCTCATCGACGCCTGGAACACCGAGCAGGAGAAGGCCGGCACCGGCTACCGGGCCCGACTGGTCGAACTCCCCGGCAGCGCCGACGAACAGCGCAGCCAACTGCTCGGCGCGCTCCAGTCCGGCAGCGCCGCCTACGACGTGGTCAACCTCGACGTCACCTGGGTCCCGGAGTTCGCCGCCGCGGACCTGATCAGCCCACTGCCCGAGACGCTGCTCGACGACGACGTCATCGCCCCCGTCGCGAGCACCGCCCGCTGGGACGGCAACGTGTACGCCGCCCCCTTCAACAGCGATGTCGGCCTGCTTTACTACCGCCGCGACCACCTGAGCCAGGCGGACGTCGAGCAGACCGACCTGACGGGCGGCCTGGACTGGCCGGAACTGAAGACGCTGATCAATGCCGTCGGCGACCACAAGCCCGACGGCTACGACAAGGGCTGGACGACCCAGCTCGCCACGTACGAGGGGCGGACGGTCAACGCCGTGGAGGCGTTCGCGTCGGCCGTACCGGACCTCACGCTCACCGGCGAGGACGGCCACTACGACGCCACCGTCGAGGAGTTGACCGAGGGCATCAGCGAGCTGCGCCGTCGCACCGAGGCCGCGTACGTGCTCCCGGACGCCTTCCACTCCGACGAGGCGGCTTCCCTCGGTGACTTCACCGCGGGCCGCACCACCTTCCTGCGCCACTGGCCGTACGTGTATCCCGCCCTGCACCAGTCGTTCCCCGGCGACGACCGGCTCGGTGTGACCGCGTTGCCGGGGCGGGCCGTCCTCGGCGGCCAGAACCTCGCCGTGACCGCGGCGTCCCAGCGCAGGACCAAGGCGGCCGACCTGATCGAGTACCTGACCGGCAAGGAGAGCGAACGCTGCCTGCTGGACGCCGGTTTCGCGGCGACGCGCAGCTCCGCATACACGGACGATGCCGTGACGTGCGCGGTGGGTACGGCGAGGCCCTCGGCGGCGCCGACCGGGGAGAGCGCCGACACCGTGCCCCGCGACGCGGCCGGCCGCCCGGAGTACGCCCGCGACATCCTGCTGCCCGCCCTCCAGAAGGCGGTGCACCGCCCCCGCACCCCGCTGTACGGCGCCTTCACCCAGACCTTCACCACCGAGCTGGGCGCCCTCTTCGCCGACGACCCGCCGAGTGACGGGGAATTGGCGCGCCGCTTGGACGAAGCGCTTAGACGCGCCCTGCCGGACTGAGGGGCGGCCGCGCCGGGCGAGGGCCTCAGATGTTCGGTCACGTTTCCTCTCGACGAGCCCCGGGCCGCCGACGAGGCCATGGCTGAGCGGACCGCCGGGCGGATCATCGGGGCCACGGCTGGTGGAGTGCCTTCGGCAAGCGCAGGGGCCGCGGGAGGGACGCCGAAGCCGGGCCGCCAGTCCATGGTGATCTGGTGCGGCGGGACTTCACCGCAGCCGGGCCGGACTGGTAGCGGCTGTGCCGGGCTTTACCGAGCACGCCACCGGAGAGGGCAAGCTGTACCCGTGTGCCGTCAGGGCGTGTACTGCTGCCGCGGCGTGGGGTATTCCATCGACTCCCGGATGAAGTCAAGCCTCGCCCACGATGGAAGGCCAGCCGCATCCTTCACAGCCTCGGAGACTCTCCGCAACCGCTCTGCGCGGTATGTGCCCCGCGGCTGTCTGCTCACCACCACGCACGCGGAGGGGAACTCGGCGATGCGCTGGAGCAGATCGGCATCGTCCACCCGCAAGAAGGCTCCGAGCATCGCAGGCCTCAGACTTCTCGACCGCCGCTGCTGTTCGAGATCACGCCGGAACTCGTCAATCCCCTCGATGAGACCAGACAACAGGTTCGTCCCGAAATGAACGGGACGATTGCCGTCCTCCAGGACTGCCTGTACGTCGAATCGCTTGGAGAACGACGGATCCATACGCCCGTCCGGGCATTAAAAGGGGATCCAAGACGGGACGAAATCCTGTCTCAGAGGGTCGTAGGAGCGCACCACAGCGGGCGGGTGCCGAGCCCGGTGACGTCCAGGGCGAGTTCGGCGTACATCGCGTTCGCCCACGAGAACCAGGGGCGGGTGAAGCGGCGGGGGTCGTCCTTGTGGAACGACTCGTGCATCTGGCCCGTGCCCGCGTCGGTCGACAGGAGCCTGCGCAGAGCCGTCAGGCGCTCGTCCTCGCCGCCGGTCAGGCCCTGCACGGCAATGGCGATCGGCCAGATGTGCTCGTCGGGTGTGTGCGGGCTGCCGATGCCCTCGGCGGCGGTGCCCCGGTGCCAGGTGGGGTTGGCCGGGGAGAGGACGAACCGTCGTGTGGCGAGGTAGAGCGGGTCCGTGACGGGAACGTCCGCGATCAGGGGCAGCGAGAGCAGTCCGGGCATGT
The Streptomyces sp. NBC_01723 genome window above contains:
- a CDS encoding extracellular solute-binding protein, which encodes MRGVRLRRQSRRRLVVLPAALCLLLPTACSGGGGDGGSGPAAPPSVDVPGDIVVASGRDVTGKNGVRQRLIDAWNTEQEKAGTGYRARLVELPGSADEQRSQLLGALQSGSAAYDVVNLDVTWVPEFAAADLISPLPETLLDDDVIAPVASTARWDGNVYAAPFNSDVGLLYYRRDHLSQADVEQTDLTGGLDWPELKTLINAVGDHKPDGYDKGWTTQLATYEGRTVNAVEAFASAVPDLTLTGEDGHYDATVEELTEGISELRRRTEAAYVLPDAFHSDEAASLGDFTAGRTTFLRHWPYVYPALHQSFPGDDRLGVTALPGRAVLGGQNLAVTAASQRRTKAADLIEYLTGKESERCLLDAGFAATRSSAYTDDAVTCAVGTARPSAAPTGESADTVPRDAAGRPEYARDILLPALQKAVHRPRTPLYGAFTQTFTTELGALFADDPPSDGELARRLDEALRRALPD